GACGCTCAGCGCCTCCAGCAGGGCCTTGCGCTCACGCGTGTAGAAGGCGTTGCAGTCGAAGTTGGTGAGCAGCCACTTGTGCGGGTTGAAGGCGAAGGAGTCCACGGCCTCCAGGCCCTCCAGCATCCCGCGGTGCTCGGGGCAGACGAGCGCAGAGCCCGCCCACGCCGCGTCCACGTGCAGCCAGCCTCCCGCGGCCGTCACGCCCGTGCGCTCCAGCACGCCCGCCAGGGCGTGCACCGGATCCATGGCCCCCGAGGAGGTGGTGCCCAGTGACGCGCACACGAAGAAGGGCTGGCGGCCGACGGCGAGGTCCTCGCGGATGGCCCGCTCCAGCACCTCCGGGCGCAGGGCGTAGGCGCCGTCCGTGCCGAGTTGGCGCAGGTGCACGTCGTCCGACACGCCGCGCACCACGCCGCACAGCATGGCCGCCTTCAGCACGGACGAGTGCGCCTGCGTGGAGGTATAGGCCACCAGCTCCGCCTCGCGGCCGAGCTTGCGCCGCACCCGCTCGCGCGCGGCGACCATGGCCACCAGGGTGGCCTCGCTGGCGGTGCCCTGGATGACGCCGCCGCCGGTGCCCGAGTCCGAGCGGAAGGAGGCCGGCAGCCCGGTCAGCTCGGCCAACCAGTCGAGGACGCGCGTCTCCATCTCGGTGGCGGCGGGGCTGGTGGACCAGAGCATGCCCTGTACGCCCAGGCCCGCGGACAGCAGCTCGCCGAGCACCGCCGGCCCCGAGGCGTTGGCGGGGAAGTAGGCGAAGAAGGAGGGGGACTGCCAGTGGGTGAGCCCGGGCAGCACCACGTCCTCGAGGTCCTTGAAGATGGCCTCCCAGCCCGCGTCGCCACCCAGGCCCTCCTCGGGCGGGTGGGCGGGGAGCTTCGCCATCACCTCGCCCGGAGCCACCGCCGCGCGTACCGGGAAGGACTCCAGCCGGGCCCAGTAGTCGGCGATCCAATCCACCATCCGGTGGCCCAGCCTGCGGAACTCCTCGGCGCTCAGGTGGGGGACCGCCCCTTCACGCGCGTCGCTCATCTCGGTTCTCCTCTCTCGGGTGGCCTCTCATACGACGGCCCTTCCGGGCACGGGTAGAGCCGAGTGGAAACGCGCCCAACAAACACCCCTCTCCCCCCGGGAGAGGGACGGGGTGAGGGTGCCCGAGCCGGTTCTCCTGACCCGCGCGTCACACGGAGTCGCCGATTGGAAGACAGTGCGAGGGGCAACCTGGTTACATCCGATACCCTCACCCCGTCCCTCTCCCGAAGGGAGAGGGGAAATGGCCGCGGGGAAATGGCCGCGGGGAAATGGCCGCGGGGAAATGGCCGCGGGGAAGTCGTCAGCACATGTTCAGCGGCGCCGGGCGCGACGCAGCAAGCCACCGAGCCCCAGCAGTGCCACCACCCACAGCGGCCCGCCCGCGCTCGAGCAACCGACATGCAGTGGCACCTCCTCGAACGTCGGAGGGGTGGCGCCCGTATCCGGCAACGGAGAGCTGGGCACGATGGGCGGCGTCTCACCGTCCGGCGTGGGCTGGGACACCGGCGGCAGCACGTCCTCCAGCCGCGTCCCCTGCACGAAACCGTCGTGGTACACGACGCCCACCGGCAGCACGGTGTCGCTGCGGTACAGGCCCAGCTTCAGGTAGATGCCATCCCCCGGGTACATCGTCGCGTGTGCGTACCGCGACAGCACGCGCTGGCCGTTGTGCCACAGCTCGATGAAGCCCACCGAGGGATCCGACGACCACTTCACGTGGAAGATGAAGTCCTGCCACTGCCCGCGCACCAGCGCCGTCTTCCACGGCGTCACACTGTTCGTCAGCGTCAGCCGGAGCTCCTCGCCGTAGACGAAGAACTCCACCGGCGGCGAGCCGCAGCAGCCATTGTGGTGCCACTGGGTGAAGACCTGCCACGTCTTCACGCTCGGGTAGTCCTGGGGGAACAGCACCTGCCAGCGGTAGTAGTACTCCGAGCCCTCCTTCTCGTAACCCTGGTAGACGAGCTCGTTGCGGTTGCCGCTGGCGTTGATGGGGTCATCCCCCTGCCTCACCGTGGCCTGGAGCGCGTAACGTCCCTGGAACACCGGCGACTGCACCACCTGGAGCCGATCCGCGCTCACCTGCTGGGCGCGCGTGTACTGGGAGCTGTTGCCCGTCTCGAAGTCCCCCGCCACACGACGTCGGCCCGCACCAGCCCTGGCATCAGGATGGCGAGCAGTGAAACCAGCAGTGCTCTCAAGGCGCCCTCGCTAATGTTTGACACTCAACGGCAAGGGCCACGCTCCCACGTTCCTCCTTTATTTCAAGCGGCTGTTATTTCTTTTGCCTTGACAGCCCAGCGGACGAGCAAGGGAGCGATTGTCCCTCGGAGACAGCCATTCCCAGAGATGGATGGGATTAGGCGAACCGGGCAGCCAGCCGGGCGGGCTTCAGGTGCGACGCGGCGCGTCGAAGCGGCGGGGCAGACGAGCGGCTGACGGAGTACCCGGGTGGTGTATGGTGCCCCCCCTCTGCGGTCCCCCGTCCGAGGGGTGATCCGGGTGCTCCCATGCTCGTCCTGCGCGATGTCCAGAAGACCGACCTGCCCGGCCTGAAGCGGCTCGCCGCGGTGCTCAACACCGTCAACCTGCCCAACAACGAGGAGACGCTCGAGGCCATCATCGACAAGTCCGTGAAGAGCTTCGCGGGCAAGGTGAAGAATCCCTTCGATCGCGAGTACCTCTTCGTCCTGGAGGACGTGCGCAACGAGCTCATCATCGGCACGTCGATGATCATCGCGCAGCACGGCACCTACGAGGCGCCGCACACCTACTACGACGTCTCCGAGCGCGAGCACTACTCGGCCACCATCGGCCGGCACTTCCGGCACAAGGTGCTGTCCATCGGCTACAACTACGAGGGCCCCACGGAGATTGGCGGCCTGGTGGTGGACCCGCCCTACCGCGCCACGCCCGACAAGCCCGGCAAGCAGCTGTCCTACGTGCGCTTCCTCTTCATGGCCATGCACAAGCGGCTCTTCCGCCCCAAGGTGCTCGCCGAGCTGCTGCCGCCGCTGCTGCCCGACGGGCGCAGCCTCCTGTGGGAGGCGTGCGGCAAGAAGTTCACCGGCCTCACCTACCACGAGGCGGATCGCCTCAGCCGGCAGAACAAGGAGTTCATCAAGGAGCTCTTCCCCAACTCGGACATCTACGCGTCGCTCTTCCCCGAGCGCGTGCAGAAGGTGCTCGGCGAGGTGGGGCCCAACACCAAGGGCGTGCAGCGGATGCTCGAGCGCGTGGGCTTCCGCTACGTGGAGCGAATCGATCCGTTCGACGGCGGTCCGCACTTCGAGGCCAACCTGTCGGACATCACCCTGGTGCGCCGCTACCGCTCGCTGAAGCTGGCCGAGCAGGACTTCGACATGGAGGGTGATGACGTGCTCGTGTCCTACGAGCGCGAGTCGGGGCGCAACCGCTTCCGCGCGGTGCGCACCACGGCGCGGCTGGACGACAAGAACGCCTACCTGCCGGCGAAGGCCAAGGAGCTGCTGGAGGCTCCGGCGGGCGCGAAGCTGTCCGTGATTCCCTTCGACTGAGCGGAGTCTCCGCCGGAGTCACTCGCTGGCGGGCCGGGGCGCGGGCCGTTCGATGAGGCCCGCCCTGTCGAGCAGCTCGCGCACGCGGGTGGTGAGGGCCACGTGCTCGGGGTTGCTGGCCGTCATGGGCTCGGGGGAGAGCACGAGGAGCCAGCCCAGCGTGCCCACCGGCTCGATGCGCACGGGCGCGGGCAGCGGCGGCAGCGTGCCCAGGCGGCGCGACAGGTACGTCAGCCAGCCCACCCGTACCTCGGACCCGCGCTTCTCCACGAGGTCCACCATCTGCGAGGAACTGGCCATGGCGTAGTCAGGGTCCCACGCCGTGGCCACACTGGTGAGCACCTCGGCCAGCACGGGTGAGCGGACCAACCGTTCCCAGACCGCGCTCTTCCAGAGTGGGTTGAGCAGGCAGGAATTGGGCACTCCCCACGGTGAGTATCCGCCACAATGGAGGTGAACGTGGATGGCGTCCTTCTTGGCATTCCACACCATCAGGCGGAAGCCCATGTCCTCGATGACCTTCTTGCCGACGTCGGTGCGATTTCGGCCCTTGAGGAACAGTGTCTCCAACTCCTTCATCTCCGGACGGACGGGCCAGCCCGGCAGGTCGCGGGGAAAGCCCCGGCCCGCCCGGTACCACTGGGAGAACGCCGGGTCACACCGCGCCAGCATGTGGAAGAAGAGCTCCGCGCGCCGGGCACACTCCAGCGCCGTTTCCCTGCGTGGTCCCCAGTACGCTCCGACGTAGTACTTGTCCTGCATGCGTGCTCCCTTCTACTGCACGGGCCGCGTGTGGTGGACGGTGATGTTCTTCCAGTTGTTTTCCTTGAAGGTTTCTCGAAGGAACTCCGCCACCTTGGCATCGGCAACGTGCCAGGACACCGGCATCCCAACCTGCTGGGCCATCTGCGATTGTCTCCCGGCCTGCTCCATCATCTCGTCGAACTTGCCGGAATTCACGAACCAGGGCTTGGGCGACCCATCCGCCTCGAAGAAGGAGCAGTAGCCGGGACCCTTGGCCTCCAGCAGTTCCCCTAGTTTGATGCCGTCGAACTCCACTTCTCCAATCATGTACACCCACCACGCGGGCCGCCCCGTCACCTGCTCCTGGTAGTCCTGGGAGCGCTTGGACTCGTTGGTAGGCTTCTTGTACGTCCACCTGCCGGGGCTCCGCGCCGGAGCCTTCTGGGACGCCTTCCCCGCCTTGCCGCTCGCGCCGCCGGTGTTGCTGCCCCGGCCCTTCCCCGCCATGTGGAGGATGGAGAAGGCACGCAGGTCCACGCCCACCGTGCCCACCGCGCCCGCCACCACGGCTTCGCCCAGCACCAACTCTCCCCTGGCCGTGAGCGACAGTCCTGGCAGGTCCGCTCCCAGTCCGCCCATGCGGCCCACCGTGGCCCGTGCGCCTCCGAGCAGCAGGAGCAGGTGCGTGGACAGGCGCGCCGCCTCGCGTATCTGGTCCTCCCGCGACATGGCGCCGTAGCGCGCGAAGTACTCGGGCGAGGTGGCAATCAGGTACGCCACCGTCGTGGGCAACTGCCCCAGGTCCTCCAGCGTGCGGATGGGGTTGAGGACGGAGTGCGCCAGCGCCAGCGTCATCTCCCCCAAGGCGTCCTGGGCCCCATCCAACGCGGCGTTGAGCGGGTCCCTCCCCATGCCCGATTCGGCCAGGGGCTCGCTGTCCTCGCGCCGCAGGGCCTCGGTCACCGGGTAGAAGACGCCTCCGTGTGAGAAGTAGAAGCCGCCCACCACGAGGCGGCCCACCGCCCACTCTCCTTCCACCAGTTTCAGGGGTCCCCGGCGTTGAAGGGGCGTGCCGTCGAGCGCGGCCACCAGGTAGCCGTCCGGACGCACCATCACCAGCCGCTCGAAGCGCTCGGCGCGCCACTTCAAGTCCGCGTAGTCCACGCGCTCGCCGCCCTCGAGCACCTCGCGCAGCAACCAACTCAGCGCCCGGCGTGGAGCGAAGCTCCGCTGTGTCACCGGCGTCTTCACCAATCGGCCCAGCAGCTGGCGCGCCTGCTCCACGTAGAGCGCCGCGCCCGCCGGGTGACGCGCCTCTTCCCCGAGGCCACTGGCCTCCTGCACCACCTGGAAGAAGTCCTCCGTCTGCTCGGGAAAGCCCCCCGCTGCTCCCTCCAGCGCTCCAGGCACAGCGGTGACGACGGGCTGCCATGCTCTGGCCCCCTCACGCAGCGAGGAGGACCGGGAGTGGAGTCCGAAGCCGCTCGTCAGGCTCGCGCGCGGCGGGGCCGTGGCGCACCCACCGAGGAGAACGGCCACGGCCATGGCCAGAACGACCACGCCGAGCCAGCCGCCGTGCGCTCCGATGGAATGAGTGGACATGCCATGGACTTCAGGCGAACAGGACAAGGGCGGTCAAATCAGCAGGTAGGGACAGACAGGGCCTTCCCAGACCACCCCATCCAGCCGTCCGCGCACCAGGGCAGGCGACGAGCCAGGCCGTGCGTGGACGCACTTCCGGTGAGCGCCACGGCCCCTGACTCAACGCGCCAGGGGCAGTCGCACCACGCGGTACTCGCCGCGCAGCAGCGCCAGCCACCGCTCCCCGGCCTCCACCGAGGGCCCTCCCGGTTCGGTCACGGCGAGCGGCAGGTGCGTGTCCCGGGTGACGGGGTCCAACGAGGTGGGATCCAGATCCAGCGTGCCGCCTCCGGCGAGCCCCACGCGCACCCATGCATGGGGCCGGCCCGGTCCTCCGTCCACGACGAGCAGCCCGTGCACCAGCGCCACCTTGTGTCCCCGCGCCGCCGCCCGCGCCGCGAAGCGCAGCGCATGGGCCAGACACCCGCCCGCCTCGCCCTCGCCCCCCTCGCGCCAATCCGCGGCCCCCGGGCCCTTCTCCGGAAAGGCCGCGTGCACCGCCTCCGCGAGCGCCCGCGCCTCGCCCGCTCGCCAGTCCGTCAACCAGCCCGGCCTCACCACGAGAGGCCAGGAAGGTGAGAAGGCGAGCGGTCCCGACGTGCCCTCCACGGGGACTCCTTCCGCGAAGAGCTCCGGTGGCGGCCTCAGCCGTACGCCTGGTGCGACCGCGGTGAAGCGCGACTCGCCCACCTCCAACGCCGCCATCCGCCCGCGCTCGTCATAGCGTGCGGTGAAGGGCTGGCCGAACATCGTCCCCTCCACCGTGTCGCCCCGCACGGCGGTGATGCAGTGCGGCCCCTCGCGGCCAGACAGCTCCTCCCGCCCCGTCACACAGCCGGGCGCACGGGGACCGCGCCACAGCCACAGCGCCTGCGGAATGCTCGCGCGCCCCACCACGGTCTCCCCCGGGCCCACCTCCAGCGAGGCCTCCCTCACCCGCTCGCCCATGTGCGCGCCCCGGGTGTGCAGGTGGCGCGAGGTATAGGTGAAGCGCTTCATCTCCGGTGTGAGGGAGAGGGTGACGGTGCCCACGGGCACCCCCTTCCAGGCGAAGACGAAGCGAGCGGCCTCCCCAGGAGGGAGCGGCGAAGCGCCCCCCGCTGGCAGGGCGAGCAGGAGAGCGGAGACGAGCGGGAGCACCCCCCCAGTCTGCGCCGATTTGAGGATCCCGGCGAGAATGCACGATACGGTGGGACTCCGTTCACCCATGGTCGCCAAAAAGTACCTCTTCACCTTCATGGTCGTCGGAGGGCTCACGCTCGCCGTTGGCCAGGGCACCCTCCTCAGGCTCTACACCGGCCGCCCCCTGGATTGGGGCAGCTGGGCCGTGCTGCTGCTGGGCACCCCGCCCCTGCTGCTGCTGGCGAGCTATCTCTTCTGGTACAGGTGGGCCGGCGAGCGCGCCGCGCAGCGCACCCAGCTGCTCACCCGGCTGGCCGAGGGAGACCTCACCAACAACGCCTACAGCGGTGTGGAGGATCAGCGCGAGGTGCGCCGGCTGCTCTTCTCCCTGCGCCGCGCGCTCAGCCAGGTGCAGCGGGTGACGAGCAACGTGCGCCGCACCTGCCAGGGCGTGTCCGAGGAGGTCCGGGTGCTGCTGGAGGCCGCGCGCCGCCAGGGGGGCGCCGTGGAGCGCTCGCAGGAGTCGGTGAACAGCATGGGGCAGAGTCTCCAGGCCGCGGGCAAGCGCGTGGCCCAGCTGGAGAGCTTCGCCCAGGAGACGAACAGCTCACTGGTGGAGATGACGGAGCGGCTCGGGCAGGTGGCCGAGGCGCTGCTCTCGCTGGACGAGTTCTCGCACCGCACCACGCAGCAGGTGCAGGCCATGAGCGAGCGGCTGCACCACATCGCCTCCTCCGGTGACGAGCTGGCGCGCTTCGCCAGCGAGGCGGAGGCCTTCGTCCAGGTGGTGCACACCGGCATCGACGCCGTGCGCCACCGCGCCTCGGAGACCAACCAGCTGGCCCACGCCGTGACGGCCACCGCCGAGCGCGGTGAGGTGCTCGTCAACGACTGCGTGCAGGGCATGTACCGGGTGGAGGAGACGGTGCGCAAGGCCGCCGAGCTGGTGGATTCCCTGGGCGTGCGCTCCACGCAAATCGGCCGCATCGTGGACGTCATCCAGGAAATCGCGGACCAGACGAACCTGCTGGCGCTCAATGCCGCCATCATCGCCGCCCAGGCCGGTGAGCAGGGCCGGCCCTTCGGCGTGGTGGCCGATGAAATCCGCAGCCTGGCCGAGCGCACCGCGCGCTCCACGCGGGAGATCGCCACCATGGTGGGCGGCATCCGCCGGGAGGTGGTCACCACGGTGTCGCTGGTGAAGGAGGGCCGTGAGCAGGCCAGCACGGGCGTGCAGTTGGGAGACCGGGCGGCCGAGGCGCTGATGGAGATCCGTACCATCACCCAGCGCACCTTCTCGGCGGTGGAGGCGACGCTGGCCGAGACGAAGCGGCTGGAGGCGCAGGGCTCCACGGTGGTGGACGCCAGCCACCGGGTGGCGCGGCGGGTGGACGACGTGACGCGGGCGGCCATGGAGCAGGCGGGGCACGGGCGCGAGCTGGTGCACCAGACGCAGCAGATGGCCAAGCTGGCCCAGGAGGCCTCGCAGAAGGCCGAGGGCCAGGCGCGCACGGGCCGCGACCTGTCCGGCGCGGTGGTGAGACTGAGCACGGCCATCGAGGAGATCCGCGCGGCGCACAACGTGCTGACGCGGGGGGACATGTCCATCGGTGAAGAGGTGGCGCGGGTGCGCGAGGACGCGCTCCAGGTCATCCGCATCGGCGACGGGCTGAGCCGCACGGTGGAGCAGCTGGCGCACGAGGCGGCCAGCCTGGATGGCGAGGTGTTCCGCTTCCGGCTTCCGGCGCCCCACCCGGGCGGCACGGTGCGCGCGGGCATCCACCAGACGGCCTTCGTCCGGGCCCTGGGCGGGTTGGATCCGCTCTTCGCCGTGGACAACCAGCTGCTGGAGATGAGCTGCTGCGTCTTCGCCAACCTGCTGCGGCTGGACGACGGCGTGCTGGTGCCGGAGCTGGCCGAGCGCTGGGAAGCGGACCCCTCGGCGCGCCGCTACCGCTTCTACCTGCGCCAGGGCATCACCTTCCATGACGGCATGCCCCTGACGGCGCGCGACGTGAAGCGTCACTTCGAGCGGCTGTTGGACCCGGCGGTGAAGTCTCCGGATCGCACCCTGCTGGAGGACGTGGAGGGCGCCAGGGCCTTCGCGTCGGGCCAGGCGCGCGACGTGACGGGCATCGAGGTGCTGGATGACCAGACGTTGGAGATCCGCCTGGAGGAGCCCAAGGCCTTCTTCCTGCAGCTGATGGCATTGCCGCGCACGGCGGTGGGCCGGGTGACCGCGAGCGGGCAGGTGGTGGGCACGGGCCCCTACCGGCAGGTGGAGTTCGGGCAGGAGCGCATCGTGCTCGAGCGCAACCGCACCTACTGGCGCCAGGGGCAGCCGCTGCTGGACCGGCTCGAGTTCCACCTGGTGGACTCGCGCGAGCAGGCCGTGCTGGCCCTGCAGGAGAACAAGGTGGACCTCGTCTCGCACCTGTTCGCCATGCACGTGGAGTCGCTGGAGCTGGATGGGCAGCAGGTGGTGACCAGCACCACGCCGTCCACGTCGTTCCTCGGCTTCAACCTGCGCGAGGCGCCGTACAACGACGTGCGGGTGCGCAAGGCGCTCCGGGCGGGAATGGACATCCAGGGGCTGGTGGACCGCTTCCACAAGGGAGCGCGCATCGCCCGCACGGTGACGCCGCCGGAGCTGCTGGATGACGAGGGTGTGCTGACCGAGCCAAGGCTGGACATCCATCTGGCCGAGCGGCTGCTGCGCGAGGCCGGCATCCGGGTGCTGCCGCTCACGCTCTACTTCGCGAAGGGACGCGACACGACGGCCGAGGACGCCGTGCTCTTCCGGCCGCTGCTCGAGGCGGGACTGCTGGAGCTCAAGCACGTGGAGCTGCGCGCGGAGGAGTTCGCCGAGCGGCGGCGCGAGGGGCGGCTGCCCGCCTTCCGGGTGGGGTGGATCGCCGACTTCCCCGACCCGGACAACTTCCTCTACTTCCACCTCAACTCGAAGGCGCAGACCGTCTACTCGATGGGCTACCGCAACGCGGAGTTCGACAGGCTGACGGCGGAGGCGCGCATCACCGTGGACCCGGAGCGGCGCAAGCAGCTCTACCGGCTCGCGGAGAAGATCGCCCACGAGGAGTGCCCCGTCATCCCCATCTTCCACCACCGCGTGCACGCGGCGGCGAGCGGGCTGGTGCAGGGGCTGCGGCTGCATCAGGCGCCCCCGCAGGTGCGCTTCGATGAGCTGTGGCTGGACAAGCAGGAGCAACGGCCGGAGCCGAGGAGCTGAGCCTCAGGGGCTCGCACGCCGCGAGCCGGAGACGCCGGACGCCTGGGGCCATCCGCGCGTCTCCGCCGTGAGGAAGGGCTCGAGATTGAATGCCTCGAGCCGCCAGGTGCCCCCGCGCTCGAGGGCGACGTAGACGAAGTGCCCCGCGTAGGTGGCCCCCACCACGCGGGGAGTCCCGGGCAGCGGGCACATCATCAACCGCTCGCCCCCGGCGAACACCTGGAGGTGGGCCCGCGTGACGCCCTCGCGCCGCATGCTCGTCACGGTGCTCACCCCACCGCCCTGGACCAACGCGGCCTCATGCAGCACCCCGGGAGCCTTGTCCGGGAAGACGGGCACCTCCCAGCGGCTCGCGCCTCCCCGCGCGTCGAACGCGCGCAGCAGCACGCCCTCCTCCTCCGGAGCGCAGGCCGTGCCGTCGGTGCGCGGACACGTCCGCGCGAAGGCGTAACCGGTGTCCTCCAGCAGCAGCACGGGCTCGTCGAGCGGCCGGACACTCGAAGCACCGGCGTCCCACCGCGCCACGCAGGGCAGTCCCCCATCCACGCCCACGAAGGCCCGCGTTCCCGCGAAGAGCCAGTCCCCCGCCACGGCCAGCGAGGCCCCCGACTCCGGCACCTCCTCGAGCAGCGGGACGGGCCGGAAGCCCGTGCCACCGTCTTCGGGTTCGGCGCGCACCAGGGGCCCACGGGCGGCGAAGAGGAACACCTCTCCACGCGAGTCCAGCGCCACCCGGGACGCTTCCGCGAAGCCCGCCACGGCCCCCTGACGCAACACCCCTCCGTCCGGGGCGAGCACCACGAGCGCCGGGTCTCCCCCGGTCCACGACACGAGCGACACCACGTTGCCCCCGGGGCCAAGCGCGACGCGCCCCGCGCCCGTGGAGGGACCCCCCGCGCCCGGAGGCGCTTCGAGGCTCGTGAGAGGAACGCGCCACTGGGGAGCCCCCGTCACCGAGGACGCATAGGACTCGAGCGCTCCCGGCTCGTGCAGCACCACGCCCGCGTCCGAGACGGCGAGCAGCGCGCGCGCCGTGCCCTCCGGATAGGGCGTCTCGAAGCGCAGGAAGCCCTCGCTCGTATAGGACACCAACCGGCAGCCCGCATCCCCGCCACACACCGACGCGAAGAGGGACTCCCCCTGCGCGAGCAGCACCGGACCGCCGGGCGAGAACGAGGGCTCACCGCCGAGCTCCTGGGCGAAGGCCGGCACGAGCTCCGTCACGTCCGGACGCACGCACTCGCCAGCGCTACAGTGGCCTTCTCCCTGACAGGGCGTGGCGGGCGAGCAGAGGAAGCCCTCGGGGGTGGGAACCTCGCGGCAGGAGCCGGAGAAGCACAGCCGGGCGGTGACACAATCCACCTTGCCGCAGACGGAGAGGTCGCGGGCATCCACCTCGGTGCAGCCCCGCTCGCGGTCGCACAGGCCCACGCGGCAGGGGTTGCCCGAGGAAGGACACACCACGGGCGAGGTGATGCACCCCTGCTCCGGTGAACACGCATCCCGGGTACACGGGTTGCCGTCGTCACACGTGCGAGGCGAGCCCACGCAGGCCCCCGCCTGGCAACGGCCATTCTCCTGGCACCGGCTGCTGGCGATGCACGCCGCGCCGTCCGGAGACTCCGACTCCACGCACACGCCCGGCTCCAGCTCGAAGCGGGACTGGCGGCACGGCGCCGAGGGCACGCAGGCCAACGGCCGCACGCCCTGTCCGCGCAGGGCCACCTCCACCGAGCGCCCTCCGGAGGACAGCACCAGCGTGCCCTCCGCCGGACCATTGCCCGCCGGGAAGAGCACCTCCAGGGAGACGGAGCTGGCACCCGGGACGGACACCTCGGTCCCGGCCAGGGAGAAGGGACCGCCGCGCACCGAAGCGGAGACGGTGACGCTGGCGCGGCCCGTGCCCACCACCGTCACGGTGCGGCGCGCCGTGTCGCCCTCGAGCACCCGGCCGAAGTCGAGCACCCGCGCCTCCACGTCGAAATCCCCGCGGCTCCCGCCCACCGGCGGCTCGTCACACCGGCACCCGCCAGCGAGCACGAAGGCCACGAGGAGCAGCAACCAGGGATGGGAGCGGAGCATGACCGCCACTTGATCGCGGCTCCGCGCGGACGCTCAACGTCTCCCAGGGGCGACGGATGGATGAATGACAGTTCGGCCTGTCACTCGGGCGAGGCCGACGCCTGCGCCTTCCGCTTCGCCAGGGCGCGCACCAGCACCGCCACCACGCCCACCCCCACCAACCCGAGGACGGCCCACTGGTAGCGCCACATCAGCGCCTCCAGCCGCTCCAGGTTGCCGCCCACCGCCGCGCCCAGCGCCAGCACCAGGCCCGTGTGCGCCATCGCCGACAGCGCCCCGAGAATCAGCGCGTTGCTGCGCGGCATGTGCGCCGCCCCGGCCGCCACGAAAATCAGCCCCCGCACGCCCGGGATGAAGCGGTTGGCCAGCAGCAGCCACGGCCCCTTGTGCCGCATCTGCGACTGCACCGCCTCCAGCCGCGCATGGGAGATGCCGAAGAACACGTCCCCCGGCTTCCGCTCGAAGCGCCCCACCAGCCACCGCCCTACCTGGTAGTTGATGAGCGCCCCCACCACGCTCCCCGCCACCACCACCAGGAACACCAGGGGCCAGGGGTGCTCACCCCGCACCGCGTACACACCGCCCAGCAGCGTGATGGTGTCCCCGGGGAACGGCGGCACCACGTACTCCACCGCCGCCGCCAGCCCGAGCACCAGCAGCCCCAGCAGTCCGATATTGGAGATGAGGTTGTCGAGGAACTCGACCATGCCCCGGCAACTTAACCAGCCGTCACCGGAGGCGGCAGCACCACGCCGCCATATTGTGAAGCTTCCAGCGTCCCGCACGCCGCCCCGATGTCCTTGCCTCCCGAATAGCGCCGCGCAATCGGCGCTCCCAGGATCTGCAGGTGGTCCCGGAACGCCTTCAACTCCTCGGCCGAGGGCGGCAGGTACTTGCCCGTCGG
The sequence above is drawn from the Archangium gephyra genome and encodes:
- a CDS encoding pyridoxal-dependent decarboxylase, with amino-acid sequence MSDAREGAVPHLSAEEFRRLGHRMVDWIADYWARLESFPVRAAVAPGEVMAKLPAHPPEEGLGGDAGWEAIFKDLEDVVLPGLTHWQSPSFFAYFPANASGPAVLGELLSAGLGVQGMLWSTSPAATEMETRVLDWLAELTGLPASFRSDSGTGGGVIQGTASEATLVAMVAARERVRRKLGREAELVAYTSTQAHSSVLKAAMLCGVVRGVSDDVHLRQLGTDGAYALRPEVLERAIREDLAVGRQPFFVCASLGTTSSGAMDPVHALAGVLERTGVTAAGGWLHVDAAWAGSALVCPEHRGMLEGLEAVDSFAFNPHKWLLTNFDCNAFYTRERKALLEALSVMPEYLRNAATASGAVIDYRDWQVPLGRRFRALKLWFVLRHYGAKGLRAYIREHVRLAERFTSWVEADERFELATPRSLALVCFRLRPAPGEEPPATDARNRQLLERLNASGKAFLTHTVLPGVDGAPARYVLRMAIGAPRTEERHVRAVWEQLAALAQGA
- a CDS encoding polysaccharide lyase; translated protein: MAGDFETGNSSQYTRAQQVSADRLQVVQSPVFQGRYALQATVRQGDDPINASGNRNELVYQGYEKEGSEYYYRWQVLFPQDYPSVKTWQVFTQWHHNGCCGSPPVEFFVYGEELRLTLTNSVTPWKTALVRGQWQDFIFHVKWSSDPSVGFIELWHNGQRVLSRYAHATMYPGDGIYLKLGLYRSDTVLPVGVVYHDGFVQGTRLEDVLPPVSQPTPDGETPPIVPSSPLPDTGATPPTFEEVPLHVGCSSAGGPLWVVALLGLGGLLRRARRR
- a CDS encoding arginine N-succinyltransferase: MLVLRDVQKTDLPGLKRLAAVLNTVNLPNNEETLEAIIDKSVKSFAGKVKNPFDREYLFVLEDVRNELIIGTSMIIAQHGTYEAPHTYYDVSEREHYSATIGRHFRHKVLSIGYNYEGPTEIGGLVVDPPYRATPDKPGKQLSYVRFLFMAMHKRLFRPKVLAELLPPLLPDGRSLLWEACGKKFTGLTYHEADRLSRQNKEFIKELFPNSDIYASLFPERVQKVLGEVGPNTKGVQRMLERVGFRYVERIDPFDGGPHFEANLSDITLVRRYRSLKLAEQDFDMEGDDVLVSYERESGRNRFRAVRTTARLDDKNAYLPAKAKELLEAPAGAKLSVIPFD
- a CDS encoding Imm52 family immunity protein, with product MQDKYYVGAYWGPRRETALECARRAELFFHMLARCDPAFSQWYRAGRGFPRDLPGWPVRPEMKELETLFLKGRNRTDVGKKVIEDMGFRLMVWNAKKDAIHVHLHCGGYSPWGVPNSCLLNPLWKSAVWERLVRSPVLAEVLTSVATAWDPDYAMASSSQMVDLVEKRGSEVRVGWLTYLSRRLGTLPPLPAPVRIEPVGTLGWLLVLSPEPMTASNPEHVALTTRVRELLDRAGLIERPAPRPASE
- a CDS encoding Tox-REase-5 domain-containing protein, coding for MSTHSIGAHGGWLGVVVLAMAVAVLLGGCATAPPRASLTSGFGLHSRSSSLREGARAWQPVVTAVPGALEGAAGGFPEQTEDFFQVVQEASGLGEEARHPAGAALYVEQARQLLGRLVKTPVTQRSFAPRRALSWLLREVLEGGERVDYADLKWRAERFERLVMVRPDGYLVAALDGTPLQRRGPLKLVEGEWAVGRLVVGGFYFSHGGVFYPVTEALRREDSEPLAESGMGRDPLNAALDGAQDALGEMTLALAHSVLNPIRTLEDLGQLPTTVAYLIATSPEYFARYGAMSREDQIREAARLSTHLLLLLGGARATVGRMGGLGADLPGLSLTARGELVLGEAVVAGAVGTVGVDLRAFSILHMAGKGRGSNTGGASGKAGKASQKAPARSPGRWTYKKPTNESKRSQDYQEQVTGRPAWWVYMIGEVEFDGIKLGELLEAKGPGYCSFFEADGSPKPWFVNSGKFDEMMEQAGRQSQMAQQVGMPVSWHVADAKVAEFLRETFKENNWKNITVHHTRPVQ
- a CDS encoding lasso peptide biosynthesis protein, encoding MLPLVSALLLALPAGGASPLPPGEAARFVFAWKGVPVGTVTLSLTPEMKRFTYTSRHLHTRGAHMGERVREASLEVGPGETVVGRASIPQALWLWRGPRAPGCVTGREELSGREGPHCITAVRGDTVEGTMFGQPFTARYDERGRMAALEVGESRFTAVAPGVRLRPPPELFAEGVPVEGTSGPLAFSPSWPLVVRPGWLTDWRAGEARALAEAVHAAFPEKGPGAADWREGGEGEAGGCLAHALRFAARAAARGHKVALVHGLLVVDGGPGRPHAWVRVGLAGGGTLDLDPTSLDPVTRDTHLPLAVTEPGGPSVEAGERWLALLRGEYRVVRLPLAR